CATATTGCCTGATCTTCTGGCAGGCGTCCTCGAGCGCAGCACTCCAGGTTTTGAAATTTGTGCCGGGACCCATCGGGTAGTTATGGTTGAATCCCAGTCCGGCGCCTTGTCCGAGTTCATCGGCAAAGCCCAGGAAATGGGGAAAAGCGTCACGTGGATCGCCGTGTAGCGACAGGAACATGACATCATTGCGATCGTAGAATATTGCCTGGCTGCCATTGCCATGATGGAAATCGACATCGAGGAGCGCTACCCGTGATGCACCCTGGTCGAGAAAGGATTGTGCGGCGACTGCGGCGTTGTTGATGAAACAGTAACCGCCAAACATATCGCTGGCAGCGTGATGACCGGGCGGCCGACACAGTGCAAATGCTTCCCTGGAGCCATCTTGAATTGCGGCCTGGGCTGTTAAAGCCACGTCGACACTGGCGCGCGCGGCCTCCCAGGTGCCGTTTGAAATTGCGGTTTCAGCGGCCATCGCATAATAACCCAGCTTGCCATCGATATGACTGGGAACC
This DNA window, taken from Gammaproteobacteria bacterium, encodes the following:
- a CDS encoding histone deacetylase family protein; translated protein: MLTVFSDKHALRDAKTELYGGELVPPFECPVRAEHILERVKDVGLGDVIAPDNFDIDAVTRIHDAEFIHFLETCWDQWEAAGYHGEAIATCWPARGMQQHRVPSHIDGKLGYYAMAAETAISNGTWEAARASVDVALTAQAAIQDGSREAFALCRPPGHHAASDMFGGYCFINNAAVAAQSFLDQGASRVALLDVDFHHGNGSQAIFYDRNDVMFLSLHGDPRDAFPHFLGFADELGQGAGLGFNHNYPMGPGTNFKTWSAALEDACQKIRQYGPDALVVSLGVDTFEHDPISFFKLTSDDFKRYGATISNLGLPTLFVMEGGYAVEEIGINAVNVLQGYEGL